A genomic region of Drosophila pseudoobscura strain MV-25-SWS-2005 chromosome 5, UCI_Dpse_MV25, whole genome shotgun sequence contains the following coding sequences:
- the kl-2 gene encoding dynein-1-beta heavy chain, flagellar inner arm I1 complex isoform X5 codes for MTGSITEDSLLTTANHDQDVGNDLKDGFFESSHTISQLENTQDMELEQLIKSVQRMTVLYSLDNRDWNKKLLYVIERWLLESTETILTIFYDCNVLTGCLGFPVAPVLDLCYFIRSSNQNFSVDTFHDLVHNGTIHDDVDGCLLNVLEFVYAPVFRNFKEWGDNVKQRFCTALDKFLAFLTGAHFKMAGMTVLYVPYVVKQIDRESISYEREFVKNLEVIAVSWATQIRTLLNDKTLPVSNEFISVEDEYEFWLYRFEVLQGLNAQLEQADVQQIIRVLRNTHSVYIKQIDELIYESKHEMDEGMSNIKFLHLLMNPCAEMDLADSPVFVSQLIPGIIHLIRFIWLNSETYNRRDLITGLFRDLSNQIIRFCTEITNIDKILSGSSRFGIKMCNMCIDCCLTYKGMYDLMSKEHGRINSEYGWNLDNAMIFNHVDAFMERLNDVIDICESMIVFGRLDETESIPKPQFGGTSGGEFETTSARVETNFLATLSALSTDSKELILNVHKNEWYEEVIKYRRTVQSMEETVQRLVSNVFQHVCNIEEALESLNILLFYSYRNTIRKTFLRQVSNVWVMFANEIDSTSQMLMDRSKLHESWVPYYASRAIGYQINLERLKWLRNRLNSSEWLPNVSEASIVLIKYEVLRKEFDKEIKKIYDEWQKNCCTLNQKLDRNLIIRSKKKKGLIECNIDRTVLIICEQAEHFERLGFGVPGPVRKIYEKHETLRFVYNSVVQVCLNYNHILSALSEQERKLFRALIQACDRKIAPGVFKLTYGGELSDAYIADCAKHTNKLQETMDIYKRANLHVARTCEKICDTPMLKFNFTGAVIISLFEYQMTNYIRRVTNVLRGYYNTIIDLLFAVFKEFQSVIDDGFTRRPRDSVHSDSLLAWRILKRPFQHTYTTYYQESRKAYLTLHAARQ; via the exons ATGACTGGTAGCATTACCGAAGACAGTCTTTTAACAACCGCAAACCACGATCAAGATGTTG GGAACGACTTAAAAGATGGTTTTTTTGAGTCATCACATACAATTTCACAACTAGAAAATACACAAGATATGGAACTTGAACAACTTATTAAATCAGTTCAGAGGATGACTGTTCTGTATTCATTAGATAACCGCGATTGGAATAAAAAGTTGTTATATGTAATTGAAAGATGGTTACTAGAGTCAACAGAAACTATTCTTACAATATTTTATGATTGCAACGTTCTAACAGGATGTCTTGGATTTCCAGTTGCCCCGGTGCTAGATTTATGTTACTTTATACGTTCATCAAATCAAAACTTCTCAGTCGACACCTTTCATGATTTGGTTCACAATGGGACAATTCATGATGATGTAGATGGTTGCCTCCTTAATGTCTTGGAATTTGTTTATGCCCCCGTCTTTCGTAATTTTAAAGAATGGGGAGATAATGTAAAGCAGCGTTTCTGTACAGCCCTAGATAAGTTTCTGGCCTTTTTAACAGGAGCCCATTTCAAAATGGCTGGTATGACGGTTTTATATGTACCATACGTCGTAAAACAAATCGATCGAGAAAGCATATCCTATGAAAGAGAGTTTGTTAAGAACTTGGAAGTTATTGCAGTGTCCTGGGCTACTCAAATTCGAACACTCCTAAATGACAAAACACTGCCAGTTTCTAATGAATTTATTAGTGTTGAGGATGAGTACGAGTTCTGGCTATACCGTT TTGAAGTTTTACAAGGCCTAAACGCACAATTAGAACAAGCTGATGTTCAACAAATTATACGAGTTCTGCGTAATACTCATTCGGTATACATAAAACAGATTGATGAACTAATATATGAATCGAAGCATGAAATGGATGAAGGAATGTCAAATATAAAGTTTTTACATCTGCTAATGAATCCTTGCGCTGAAATGGATTTGGCTGATAGCCCAGTATTTGTTTCCCAGCTTATACCTGGAATAATTCATTTAATTCGATTCATTTGGTTAAATTCAGAAACTTATAATCGGCGTGACTTGATAACTGGGTTGTTCCGAGACTTAAGCAATCAAATTATACGCTTCTGTACGGAAATAACTAATATTGATAAAATACTTTCCGGTAGTTCAAGATTCGGAATAAAAATGTGTAATATGTGCATTGATTGTTGCCTGACTTATAAAGGAATGTATGATCTTATGTCAAAAGAACATGGACGAATTAATAGTGAGTACGGTTGGAATCTGGACAATGCTATGATTTTTAATCATGTAGATGCATTTATGGAGCGGCTTAATGACGTTATTGACATATGCGAATCAATGATCGTGTTTGGCCGATTAGATGAAACTGAGAGTATACCTAAGCCGCAATTTGGAGGTACCAGTGGAGGAGAATTCGAGACAACATCTGCGCGCGTTGAGACTAACTTTTTGGCCACGCTCTCAGCGTTAAGTACCGATTCGAAAgaattaatattaaatgtgCATAAAAATGAATGGTACGAAGAAGTAATCAAATACCGGCGGACAGTTCAAAGTATGGAAGAAACCGTTCAGCGGCTAGTGTCCAATGTCTTTCAGCATGTTTGTAATATTGAAGAGGCCTTAGAATCGCTGAACATCTTGTTGTTTTATTCATATCGCAATACAATTCGGAAGACATTTTTACGTCAAGTCTCAAATGTTTGGGTTATGTTTGCAAATGAAATAGATAGTACTTCCCAAATGCTGATGGATCGTAGTAAATTGCACGAGTCTTGGGTCCCGTACTATGCTTCACGTGCTATTGGGTACCAGATTAATCTAGAACGATTAAAGTGGTTACGAAACCGATTAAATTCATCAGAATGGTTGCCGAATGTATCCGAGGCTTCCATTGTGTTAATCAAATATGAAGTTCTACGCAAAGAATTCGACAAAGAGATTAAAAAGATATATGATGAATGGCAGAAAAATTGTTGTACGTTGAACCAAAAACTGGATCGGAATCTTATTATCcgaagtaaaaaaaaaaaaggtttaataGAATGTAATATTGACCGCACAGTATTAATTATTTGTGAACAAGCTGAGCATTTTGAGCGCCTTGGATTTGGAGTACCTGGACCTGTTCgaaaaatttatgaaaaacaTGAAACTCTACGGTTTGTTTATAATAGTGTAGTACAGGTGTGCCTTAACTACAACCATATACTATCAGCACTTTCCGAGCaagaaagaaaactttttCGCGCCCTTATTCAGGCATGTGATCGCAAGATTGCACCTGGAGTTTTTAAATTGACATATGGTGGTGAACTTAGCGATGCTTATATTGCAGATTGCGCAAAGCATACTAATAAGCTTCAAGAAACCATGGATATCTATAAGCGAGCAAATCTACATGTTGCTCGGACATGCGAAAAAATTTGCGATACTCCCAtgcttaaatttaattttacaGGTGCGGTTATAATATCACTTTTTGAATATCAAATGACAAACTACATCCGCCGTGTTACAAATGTACTTCGGGGGTACTATAACACTATTATCGACTTATTGTTTGCAGTATTTAAGGAGTTCCAATCGGTCATTGATGAT GGATTTACTCGCAGgccgcgcgattctgtccattcTGACAGCTTGCTAGCTTGGCGGATATTGAAGCGTCCATTTCAGCACACCTACACCACATATTATCAAGAGTCCCGTAAAGCCTATCTGACTCTACATGCAGCACGGCAATAA